TTAAGTCACTGTAAAAGTTGGGAAAGACTAAGAAACATCGGCTCACAACAGCATTGATACTGTGAGGACCatttcaaaataagaaaacatatgGCAACAAACCCTTCAAAGACGTAGTAGACCAGTCAAGGACCTCCATTCCTGAGACTGGAGGGTTGGCCTAACAGCTTTAAGATGGTTTTCAAAAGTTCCAAACAGGGAATGCATGTGCAACAGAAATTATGTGCAGAGAAGTGATAAAATTGACCCTTTTTCTAAGATGTCCATGAGTATAAAAAAACCTGTAGATAAATACGATCATTTATCAAGCAACAAGCTCGGGTGGTTTTATACAAGTTAAAAGGATTCTTCTGTCTTGTGCAAGATGAGCCACAGGGTGGCATGAGATTCTTATAGACCCAAAAAAACAACAGCTAAAAGCCCACAAACTTGCGAGCAATTGTTCCGCGTCACAGGTGCACTGATCTCTACTCTTACATCAATGTGGGGTTAGATAGGTTTCACAAGTGAGTTTCGTAAGAAGGTGAAAGGAAGAACAATCACCAGATGCATTAAGTGCTTGTCCAAACTTCAATTTCAGGGGAAAAACTAAAGATACATCCACATATATTTCTTATGTTTTGTTGCAGTAAAGATGCGATATACAGAAATTGTCTGGGACCCATAGAAAGAAGACAGAACGCTTACCAATCCTGATAGCACCTCAAACACAAAGAATGACTGCAGTTAGGCAATACAACCTTGCTGTTCATCTCCAGGCAAATCCCACACTCTTCTTCCCTTTCTATGTCGAATTCGGAGAGTTTCCCCTTATCCCCTGACTCATCCTTTCTTCTATATCTCAAAGTACATGCCTCTTTCTGTTTCCTATCTTCCACATCCGTAATTCCTCCTTGAAGTtgcaacaaagaaggaaatatCACCGCtgttcatagaaaacaaaacttgTAAGGTTGACATTTGGTTCTACAAATTGAGCATGTGATTCCATCAAAATTTAAGGGCCCGcgaaaaaaagttcaaaaagtTTAACCTTCCCAGAGTATCACTCACCATAAAATTCTCCAATGCTAGCTTTCCTTTCTTGAACAGACGTAGTGGTTTTCCCATCTGCATAGGTCTGCACCAATCACCACACCGTCACACCCCAACAAGAAGTTGTAATATTATTACTACATTTTTGAAGGTGATAAAGTGAAGAACAATCACGGTAGACaaattaaatagataaataaccAGGCAACGAAAATGGAAGGGCACATAAAAGGGGTATGCTGACAAAAACTCAAACAATTCTATAACAAGCAAACTGAAATGAGTACTGTGGAAAGGAACGCACAAGATAAATAAGAATTCTTAGCAAACCAAGGGCACCAGCAAGGTTACAATCTGTCCACTGGACgagaaagagaaaaatttgGGCCACTGGGCTATATGATAGTCGCATCTGAAGACGAGCTCCATCATTCTCCCTTGGATGATCTAAAGCACTGCATTAGCAGGATAGCATGTAAGCTACACAACAATAAAACTTGTTCACTCATTCTTCCCTTGCATGAAGAAATGAGAGAAACAATGATCAAAGACAGGAAATTGTTTAGACCAATAACAATCAACATTGCTCTCTAATTAAGATAAGCACGTTCTATCCAGATAAGCCCTTACAAAAAATCAAGTCTCAATCTAAGAGATGATGCAGTAAATGTCGAAACCACAGTAACAGTATGGCTGGGGTTAAATTTATGACTacaagttttatttaaatttacgttcttacaaaataaaaaacactggTTTCTTTCTAGACACTCTGAATCAACAAGCAGTAACGTGCCTGCTTTGCCAATCTTAAGGTTTCTACTGAACAAACTAGCTTAAAGACAAGAACTAAAATCAATATAACTAATATCGATCACAGAATTGAAAAGCGGGCCACATTTTGCTAGAGAGAAATGAAACACAAGAGACtgaaaacttcatttttaataaatacaaacttagatgcatcttcttcttttaacaaTAATTGATGGCTACTTGTTTATAATCATTATaactacaaaagaaaaaaaatttattaggctACAAAAAGTGAAACATCAAtttcccagaaaaaaaaaaaaaatcttatcctTCTGTTTTAAACATGATTGATCGTAAGTTTATAGGATTTTCACAtgagaaaactagaaaaaaaaaaaaaaaacatttgttttcTCGTTGAAACACAGTCCCTTTAAATCCAACTTTAAGACCATAAATCAATTCACTAATTAAATAAGATTCAAGAATCATTGTATCTGCATTTTCTTATAATTCGGAAATTTCTTAATCTGGTTTATTCTCAACGGAAGAAAAGACAACAAGGTTGTATCCAAATTGCAAGGTATACCCATCACTAATGCAGTAGAGATTGAAAGCATAAAACAATTAAGCCTCCAAAAAGTTAAaccttacaaaaaataattaaaatcaaatagaaGAGAGAGGGGGGAGGGAGAGTACAGAGTATTGGCGTGCTGGATGTCAGCTTCGAGAGCTTTGAGAGAATCCTTGAAAGACAACTTTCCCATGCTTAGGCTCACTACTGTTATTTTCTCGGAAACCAATTATCatcaaacaaacaagaaaataaaactccCCTCCGTGATTACAATTCTGTCTCGAAAAAAATTCCACGACAAATCAGATAACTTAGAAAAAGAAAGCTTAAGATAAACCCCACTTGGCAAAACCGCGCACTCCGGCTCTTGTCTGTTATACTGCTCAAAACTATACGCAGCTCTGGCGTATGGGTCTATTTACTACTTTACCCTCTTCCGACAGATTTGTccctttcctctctcttttttccaagTACCTCGTGGAGTTTGTATCATGATTATGCacggtgtttttttctttattaattgatgaataaaattatggtagtcattattttttgttttgaaatataataaaatatattttatattttttttaatttattttaaatattaatatatcaaaacaatttaaaatataaaaaataatttttaaattaaaaaaattcaaaatttcaaaaaacacaattttaactaCATTCCAAACACTATCTTATTCTACATATTAAACCCCACTTAATTTATAGATTACCCCGAACAACAACTCAGCCCAAGCTGAGTCTAAAAATGATTaacttcaattaatttaactaacacagtcgaagaatttttaaaatcctttttattaatttgtatcCACTTGTGTTAGGTGCTTGCATTGTGATTCAAGCCTTTAACAGGCCAGACACCgagttagtttatatatatatatatatatggaattgaaaatgaaactatttttcttaaaatttatttttttttgtttttatttatttttaaaacattttgataagctaatattaaaaataaaattttaaaaacaaaaaatattattttaatatattttcaaataaaaaaatttaaataacaatattatttataataatttttaacagcTTTTCAGTGATTGTTACTCGAGACAAGCAACTGGGTGTCTTTGGAAACTGAAATTGCAGTTGTTCTCTATAAGTATTGGAAAGCAGAAGCACAGTCATGAACTGATGACATGTCGAATGTTACTCCTCTGTTCCATTTtggattttatcaaatataaaaagtcCGTGAAATTAATTCCTAtcgttttttataattttattgacaTAAGATTTctagaattaagtttcatacacattaaagtttatattttacattactccttttgttattttttctcgtatgaaataaaagagaaaaaaataatcaatgttaagctgaattttttttagaataaaaaagacAGTAAATTTGGGACAAAGCAGGATTTAGTGGgttttttttgaagtaaaataaaataatattttatgtttttacattatgtcaaagaatcaaaggctttaacatcaaaatattaaaatgattcaaaatatataaaaatttaattttaaactaaaataaaaatttaacttttcaaaaatataattataccaTATTATCAAAAATATCTTATATAAACATTGAGAGATGTAACTCAACTGGCCAAACCATGAGTTTACTCTGTAGAGATCACCAGTTTGAGTGTTACAAACCTCAGAGCAACTAAAAACTTACctagttgttaattttaaagtttcgGGAGATTAGTCAAGATACACGTAAGCCAATCCAGacacccatatatatatatatatatatgaagtctTTGATAATCTAaaggtttttctatttttattccccatgttatttataaaatttatttatagctGTCGCAGTctcattttttaatgataaaccAGCGGCGATGGCAAcaacctaaaaaatcaaaagtatatGGTTTGGATTTTACCGCCAACTGTTTTGGAAATTAAAAGAGTTATCCACCAGCTAGTTTTAGGATAAGAATTGAATAGCATTATGGGTAAGCACCTCCAAGTTGACTgagataaatattaatattaacattgaAGTTTCTCGGATTGTTCACTGGAATGACAAATCAGTACAAAGAACTGGTTCCTCGGCCGATCTTGCGCTCTCGAAATGTACATTTCTTCCGAAGATATTAGGTGCGTGAGAAATTTCATGACTTCTGTAGTGgaatatatttctttattctttctcgagagaaaattgttttgtttttcttaccaATGAAGTGTGTTTTCTGGATTTCTGTTAATGATTTTCTTGTTGTAAATTTGTTCTTTGATGAGCTCACTCCTCCTTCGTGAGTTTAGATATTTCTTTTAAGATTAGGTTTGGTagaatgttaaaatttaaaataaaaatgttaaaggagtaatatgtaaaaataaagtGTTAAAGAGTGTACAAGGTGTCAAGGAGTGAAGTGTTAAAGATATTCGGTGAGAATTGAAAATATCATGGGTAATAGTATGCCCCaaaaaatgttaaatcaaaatataaatgaagtgttattgtaaaaatataaattaacagaaataaTAAATAGCATAGCAAAAATACGGTAGAAATCAGTGTGCACacagatacaaaaaaatattctttgccCTTGCTAAATTATGTTTGTGTCCTTTGAAGAAAATACAGGATGTCTTGGTTTTGAACGGTAATTCAATCTTGACTCATTGATCATTCAAAATTTGTTAAGGGATATATTTGTCTTTCTggattttttataatagtaaCATGATTGATTTAcactcataataaaaaaaaattagaacgcTCGATAAAGgatatttttactttctttttttcaaaacaataaaatgacttttaTGCTCTtagaatcataaaaaacaaaggcaTATATTTAtgggtgtttttatttttttacattggaTTTTTTGTTGATTCCATGATCATGATagatgttttggattgtttgcacttaataattatttttttaataaaaaaattgctgaTACATTTTCCTCACATAACAACATGAAGGAGACATTCATGCCTTTTGGGTTGAACATGCGATGCTTTTTTGGTGGCCAAATTTGTTATTCCATCATTTCATTGGGGCGTTGCCTTGAACACTTTCTTTTTGTGCAACTCGTAATGGCGGCCGATGGACGATTTGTTGTcgttaatcttttttttctttttcttccttctttttcctCTTATGCCCCATAAAGTACACTTTAgctctctttgtttttggtatttaatttcagtccttattttttttttaccattttataAAGAGTTTTGCTTgatttcaatttagtcattcaattatattttttcatatgttatttttttttcaattttatccttactttcttgatttttttttctcaattctcttgttaaagttttataggttttcaatttcatcattcaatcaaaatctaatgtgtattgtttttttcaatttaacccttgtttttttaatttgtttttgcttttgttaaagttaattttcttttcaatttaaccctccaattgaaatttgttttactaccctctgatttattttttatttttattttcacccttatttttttaattatatttttttgctttagatCCTTTTGTGTGGTTGATTTTTTCCTAGGTTTCATCCTccgacatttaatttttaaggatcagctttacaattttttaatttattgtgctTCCAATCTAATGACTCGAGTCAcatgtttgaaaagttaatgccgatcgacattttttttttgctaattttcttttctgattttatcatttgacattattatttttttaaaaaaatagttttgcgattatcttcaatttcttttttatcggTTTATTTTAGCCTCATGACCTAAGCCATGGGTTTTGCAggcctttttttaatatagtttttttttaaaaaaattgttttatatgtatttaatttttaaagatattattttgattcatttgtattttttttattttatatggatgaactttatttttagattatatttctaatatgtgaaacctcacatgatattttttttccttttattttatttaatcattttcatgtgtgtgtttatttctattattatttgatttaataaaaaactaattttattaaacaaattaagtAAACATATCCGGATAAATGTCCCATGTTACGGACCATATATCCTAGTCTACAATTATCTcataatttttctagttttgcttttagttattgtttattattttctttttgttcatttacacagataattattgatttattttattaagtgcTTACGCGGACCAAATATCTTGAtatacagttattttttaatttttttagttttgcttttagttattattaataaatttttttactcacaCAAATGGTTATTGacttatttaattaagtgcttacataaaatttttaatttaaatttaggttttttcatgtaaaaaaatatgttgaaaaaatcTACACATCCAAACTTTTTtatgaggaaaaaatatataaaacacatgGTAAAATGTGGGTCAAGTAGTTAGTAATATATACTTGttgtcaaaaacatatttgcataaaaaaaatgttaaatttaaaaaagaaaagagagaacgAATAACACAGAGACAAGACGAAGAACAGGAGACAGACAAAAAACACATAGAGCAGGGGAGGAAGATGCAAACAGaggaagaataaaataaagcaaaaaaagagCCAGAAATCAGAgaagaagggaaggaaaaaCAGAAGCAGAGGGGAACATTGGTTAACCAGCCCTCACCGTCATCTTCGTCTTTAGGCAGCAGCTCCAGGTAcactcttcttcctcttcccctctcTGCAAATTCAGTTGTTACAAAGGCCTGTGTGCAAAGCATGCGTGAGTAATTCACATAAACAGGCACAATAACCAGCCGAGTCATACTTTGAACTAGTGACTAGGCTAGGCCAGCTGGATCCAgtccaatctaaaaaaataataactggTCTCTGCCTGAACCTCAGGTCCAGTCGGCCCATTCTTATTTTTaccattttgttttgatattaagcTGAATGAGTTCTTTTTAGATatgagaaaatttcaaaaaaaattatggatttttaaaatttatttgtaggtctcttgtattttttaaaagtatttcacCGTATAATCgatcattgaatttttattatgaaattcaaatctGATATAAGatacttttttttacaaaaaaataataaaaataaaaaatatgcgtgcattgattttaaaattattttattggtttatttactgacgtcagagtcaggaatactatatgttttttttactatgtaatatttaccaatgctAGAGTTAGAAGTATCTGTAGTTGAATATTTACTGACATTAAaatcaggaatattataagcaaacaaTCATATCATAAACTAACAAACTTTTAGTAATTTAAGTCAAAACCAACAATGTAGTCTGCTTCGAGTAGGATGTTTAAGatgtaataatatatatttttttatgtaattagtCTCGTAATATATAATCTCTCCTGattatttaggatttttattgaACATAATACGAGATGACGACTTTTTAAACAAGACTtgtctcaattaaaaaatgagatgtttgaaatctattttttttattattatttttaagaccaTCACGAAATCGggtatgataattttaattataaaatttattttgagaaaaaaaatttaaaccaaagtaattaatttaataacaatactaaatatttcttcaaatataaaccttttcttttaggtTTGGAAAAATTTTGGTCCTATCAGCGTGGTGTAAATCTATAAACTAGTGTGtgtataaattttcattagCGAATTAGTTGACTCGATGAATATAGAAAGGGATCTTTGACTTGAGCACGAAATCAATGTTGAGTCAACAATCATCGAAAGCCAAGCGGGATCGAGACCCGTCGAATATGTTGGGGGAAAAACAAAGCCCTTAGGGAAGGGGGCCGTCGCGCCTGCGCTTCCTTAAATGCCGGCTAGCTTTCACATGCTTATTTTGATCTTTCCTCAGCTATATTTATATGTTTCACTATCAATTATATAATGTGACACCTGTACAGATGAGCAAGACAGTTCTAACTTctagatctctctctctctcttttttaaccCGAGGTGTTCGGGCCAACTTACGCGCACCATGACTAATCCTTGgacccactgaacatcctgcaagcccaataAGCAGGTAAAGCACCACGGAGTGATAGGCTGGTATTCTTAAAGATCAAACTCGGGACAGTCGCAAGGCAAGTCTTGCAGTTGACCACTGAACTAGACTCTCAGGTGTTTCTCGATCTCTCTCTTGTAGGTCCTCGTGATGGGGTTTCTGATTGATAATTTGGCAGTTAATTTCATCGTTTGACAATGTTATACAGGTTAGAAATATGGGTTTCGATTTTCAAAATCTCTGAACTATCAATATTGGCTACAAGTACAATAGGAGGCCACCTTCGCAAGCAGGTTTCAAGGATCATGCAACTGGTTGAGCAAGAGGATTACCGGAAGATCGATGCGTAATGATCAATCAAACTAGCTGATTGGTTGGCACGGGAAAATAGACGGCAAGTACAACAcaagcaataattttttaatattttaattaaagttttcaattcaaaaatatatatagttttataaaattattatttttacatgaaacaattaattaattcatgcaCCTAGATCAACTAGTCAAgtagttgaacaaaaaaattaacaataaaattacatgttaagttgttgcattttaaaaaacctaacatatttaaatgttattattctgaaatataataattattttatcatgtttaataataacaatatttaataaatatagcgTTTTAGAAGTGTGAAAAGGTAAAAATATGTTATTCTATGGTATCCTGCCGAAACTTTTAACTTATTCTGCTAGTTTTCTTAACAAAATcagatttctttaattttacaaaaacagaaagaaatgaACACCCACAAATCTAAGACTAAAGACAAGCAAGCTGAAATGAGTACCATGCATGGAGAGAAACAAAGCAGATAAATAAGAATTCCCAGCATACGAAAGAACAGCAGTAAGGTGCTAATCAGTCCACAggacaaggaaaggaaatttgGGGACCAGCCCCGTCACTGTCCCCGATCACACTGcatgaacaagaaaaatagGAGGCAACTGAACAGCGGACAAGATGCTGCTTCGAGTAATTATGATCAACCTAGCTCTCTAACTAAAATAAGCAAGAGTTATATCATATGAATAGTACAAGGAATCTTAATAGAGAAACGGTGAAGAGAGCTTTGCCCGACAGAAATGGCGTTCATATGAACAATACAAGGAATCTAAATAGCATGCAGTTATGAATGTCGTCCACCATAGCGTCTCTGCCTCTGCTGATAGGAAGTCAAGGCCTCTATAAACTCAGCTTTTCCAAAGTCAGGCCAGAGCGCTTCTGCAAAGAAAAGCTCAGTGTAGGCCAGTTGCCACAGTAAGAAATTGCTGATCCGAAGTTCTCCGCTGGTTCTTATCAATAAATCAGGACATGGATACTGGGAACAATTTGTTTCCAACTCCTGTTCAAGTAGGCTTTCATCGATGTCTTCCAGCTGAACAATACCATCCTTCACCTTGTGAGCAATGCTTTTGCATGCTTGTGTAACATCATATTTCCCACTATAGCTGATTGCCAAGATGAGGTGGAGTCTGCAATTGTCTCTCGTCTTCTCCTCTACATCACTTACCAGTTTCTTTAGAGGCTCTGGGAGCCTGGAGGAGTCTCCAATTGTAGAGACTCGAATACCCTTCCTGTGAGTAGCAAAAGAAGCATCAAGACCAATAAAAGTATAGATCAAACTGATAGACACCATTCAatgtttatgttattttcaaatGGCTTTGCATGGCATTTCTACGGCAGTGACGccataaacatgaaataatatTTCACTGGTTATTATTCATTTGATCACTCAACATTTCTATTCAAATTCACATTCATTATATCGCCTGCACACAAATCAAGCCAAACTTCTGTCAATCAGAGAGGATCTACGATTAGGTTGACACTAAAACATGCTGTTGATCATATAAAGGAACCTTTTTTTGGAGCAAAACTTTCATCCAGAACTATCTTTGGATAGAAAGTCCAGACCTTATTATGTAAACTAGACAAAAATATGAAGACACTGGATAGATGGTAAGAGAGAATGGACTAGCAGATAGAGAGCTACCTCATAAAGTAATCCAACTCGGACTGCAACATCCTTTCAAATAAACTCAACAAGAAAACAACCTCCATCTGCACTACAGCAAGTTAATCCACTCTTCACTTCCCTGTCTTAAGAACTCAAATCACAAtcaaagtgtgtgtgtgtgtgtgtataatcaaatttaaggccttttacttcaagaatttgtgAACTGATCACTACTAAAATACCTGCcaaattaaagaaaggaaaagagatAGAAGGCTGCTTACCTTAGGCCTAGTCCAATTGTCATAAGAAAAGGCAAAAACAGTGAGCACTCTAATCCCCCACTCACAACACGACTTTATAAGCTCCCTAAGTGACCGTCCACCAGCTTCATGCCCAGCAGATGCTGCTGAAAACCCTTGCTGCCTGGCCCACTTCGCATTGCCATCCATTATCACTGCCACGTGCCGGGGCATCACCTCCCTCCGTAGACCCTCCGGCAATGGCACCACCGCCcctcctttattttctttgtctttGAGAGCCAAGTCATGCTCGGCCGCGAGAAGTAAAGTAGGGAACCGGGGCGTTTGGTCTCTTCTGTTTCGAAAGAGAAAGTGTTTAGCTTTTTGAGGCGTTGGAATATTGTTGTTGTAaatttgttttggaaaattCAAGGATTGCATTATCCGTTTTAAAAGTTGAGCAGTTAGCAGTGTTTAAGCAGCGCTTCGCTTATGCTGCTCAAAAAACCACTTGCCTGCTTGCTACGAGTATTGGTTTTTATGACCGTTGGTTGCTTCTAACTTGTATAAGTAGAGGCAAGGCAGCATCCAAATCCTGTAAAACGAAACCCATACACTTGCCAGCTGCTAGCTTTAGATTGGTTTGCCAACGTGAAATGAATGGATTAATTTCTCCCCTTTTGtcttttcttcaaattatttgaatacATTTAAACTTGTTCTTTTAAATTCGTTTTCGGTTCAACAACTTGGGATACTTTCCTTCTTCATGCCCATTTGATATTGTAGTAACGATaatgatttaaagtatttttaatttagtaatacattaaaataatatattttttttattttttaaaaattatttttgacatcagcatattaaaacgatttgaaaacataaattttttttattttatgccaaaaaaatttaaattttgagagaACACGGtttgcaccgcgttcccaaacatgCTTGAATCATCACCTCTCTTAATTAAACTCAGGCTTGAtggaaaaagaaatggagataATTCCAGTGACGGGTGACTATTCCACGCGAACCTTGTTTagatttatttactaaaaaaaggTACAACTTATATCTCAAAATTCTTTTTGCCGAGGAATGATATTATTTGGTGTTTGGATAATAATTAATCACGTGTTCACATCAATATTTTCTTCTCCGAAGCTTACAAAGTATTTAAATAGTGGTAGAAGTCCCAACACCTGTAAAACATTCTTTTTTG
This genomic interval from Populus alba chromosome 1, ASM523922v2, whole genome shotgun sequence contains the following:
- the LOC118032992 gene encoding E3 ubiquitin-protein ligase AIRP2 is translated as MGKLSFKDSLKALEADIQHANTLALDHPRENDGARLQMRLSYSPVAQIFLFLVQWTDCNLAGALGLLRILIYLTYADGKTTTSVQERKASIGEFYAVIFPSLLQLQGGITDVEDRKQKEACTLRYRRKDESGDKGKLSEFDIEREEECGICLEMNSKVVLPNCSHSLCLRCYQDWLRRSQSCPFCRGSLKRVNSGDLWIYTDNADVVDLSSIMVQDCKRLFMYIDKLPLVVPDPVYMTYDSHVK
- the LOC118032991 gene encoding cis-prenyltransferase 4, chloroplastic, with translation MQSLNFPKQIYNNNIPTPQKAKHFLFRNRRDQTPRFPTLLLAAEHDLALKDKENKGGAVVPLPEGLRREVMPRHVAVIMDGNAKWARQQGFSAASAGHEAGGRSLRELIKSCCEWGIRVLTVFAFSYDNWTRPKMEVVFLLSLFERMLQSELDYFMRKGIRVSTIGDSSRLPEPLKKLVSDVEEKTRDNCRLHLILAISYSGKYDVTQACKSIAHKVKDGIVQLEDIDESLLEQELETNCSQYPCPDLLIRTSGELRISNFLLWQLAYTELFFAEALWPDFGKAEFIEALTSYQQRQRRYGGRHS